A genomic stretch from Tenrec ecaudatus isolate mTenEca1 chromosome 17, mTenEca1.hap1, whole genome shotgun sequence includes:
- the LOC142430494 gene encoding translationally-controlled tumor protein-like, whose product MTLHKSASKDLLKVLKSTPPLPPDDPPLPTPPPPPAPTVTFAPFALSAWSSELPRSQRSHRPLAAVMIIYRDLISRDELFSDVYKIWEITGGLCLEVEGTMVHRTQGHIDDVLIGGNASAEGPRATGPSTSFTKETYKRYIKDYMKSHKGKLEERKPERVKSFMTGAAEQIKHILANFKYQFFQGENMIPNGMVALLDYREGGGTPYMIFFKDGLEMEKC is encoded by the exons ATGACATTAcataaatctgcttcaaaagacctcttgaaagtgttgaaaagcaccccGCCCCTTCCGCCGGATGACCCTCCCCTTCcgacgcccccccctcccccagcgccAACTGTAACTTTCGCTCCCTTCGCACTGTCCGCTTGGAGCTCCGAGCTGCCCCGAAGCCAGCGCAGCCACCGCCCTCTCGCCGCCGTCATGATCATCTACCGGGACCTCATCAGCCGAGATGAGCTGTTCTCTGACGTGTACAAGATCTGGGAGATCACGGgcgggctgtgtctggaagtggagggCACCATGGTCCACAGGACCCAAGGCCACATCGATGACGTGCTCATCGGCGGCAACGCGTCCGCTGAAGGCCCGAGGGCGACGGGCCCGAGCACAAG CTTCACCAAGGAGACCTACAAGAGGtacatcaaggactacatgaaatccCACAAAGGCAAGCTGGAGGAGCGGAAGCCGGAACGCGTGAAGTCCTTTATGACCGGGGCTGCCGAGCAGATCAAGCACATCCTCGCCAATTTCAAGTACCAGTTCTTTCAGGGAGAGAACATGATTCCCAACGGCATGGTGGCCCTGCTGGACTACCGCGAGGGCGGCGGGACCCCGTACATGATCTTCTTCAAGGACGGCTTAGagatggagaagtgctga